In Planctomycetota bacterium, a single window of DNA contains:
- a CDS encoding sulfatase encodes MAFARTAAWWGAWLVVCAAGAVPAAAARPNVLFIAIDDLRPALGCYGDRLARTPHIDRLAGGGRTFLSAYCAQAVCGPSRTALLTGRLPDQTRVWHNRHRFRDTLPDAVTLPQAFLRAGWTTRSLGKVASGDTREEDPAGWSVPPLLREKGWKTALLPESAGRGKGLPWERVDVADDGFADGRLADAAIAALGAAAAGDAPFFLAVGFFKPHLPFNAPARYWDLHDPAALGPVPSPDRPASAPDIAWPDHRELAGYRGIPADERVDVGTARDLRHGYYACVSYVDAQVGRVLDALDRLGLAERTIVVLWGDHGYSLGEGDHWCKATNFERDTRVPLVIRAPGMAHPGLATEALVELVDVYPTLAEAAGVPAPADLAGRSLMPQLADPLAPGRDVALSQFARPFRNADPEVMGYSLRSPAHRYTRWVEWPSRRTITEELYAYPTPPPGQPFVEERNLIADAAAAPVRERLREALDTMLATRVGAPLPPRPRSRGKGSDDD; translated from the coding sequence ATGGCGTTCGCCCGGACGGCGGCGTGGTGGGGAGCCTGGCTGGTGGTGTGTGCCGCCGGGGCGGTGCCCGCGGCGGCCGCCCGGCCGAACGTGCTGTTCATCGCGATCGACGACCTCCGACCAGCGCTCGGCTGCTACGGCGATCGGCTGGCACGCACCCCCCACATCGACCGGCTCGCCGGCGGCGGGCGCACGTTCCTCAGCGCCTACTGCGCGCAGGCCGTCTGCGGGCCGTCGCGGACGGCGCTGCTCACCGGGCGGCTCCCCGACCAGACCCGGGTGTGGCACAACCGCCACCGCTTCCGCGACACGCTCCCCGACGCCGTCACGCTGCCGCAGGCGTTTCTCCGCGCCGGCTGGACGACCCGGTCGCTCGGCAAGGTGGCCAGCGGCGACACGCGCGAGGAGGATCCGGCGGGCTGGTCGGTGCCGCCGCTCCTCCGCGAGAAGGGGTGGAAGACGGCGCTGCTCCCGGAATCGGCGGGGCGCGGAAAGGGGCTCCCCTGGGAGCGCGTCGACGTCGCCGACGACGGCTTCGCCGACGGCCGGCTCGCCGACGCGGCGATCGCCGCCCTCGGCGCGGCAGCCGCCGGCGACGCGCCGTTCTTCCTCGCCGTCGGGTTCTTCAAGCCCCATCTCCCGTTCAACGCCCCGGCACGCTACTGGGACCTCCACGACCCGGCGGCCCTCGGCCCGGTGCCCTCCCCGGACCGTCCTGCCAGCGCTCCCGACATTGCCTGGCCCGACCATCGCGAGCTGGCCGGCTACAGGGGGATCCCGGCCGACGAACGCGTCGATGTGGGGACGGCGCGGGACCTGCGCCACGGCTACTACGCCTGCGTGAGCTACGTCGACGCCCAGGTGGGGCGGGTGCTCGACGCGCTCGACCGGCTCGGCCTGGCGGAGCGGACGATCGTCGTCCTCTGGGGCGACCACGGCTATTCGCTCGGCGAGGGGGACCACTGGTGCAAGGCGACCAATTTCGAGCGCGACACGCGCGTGCCGCTGGTGATCCGTGCGCCGGGGATGGCACACCCCGGCCTGGCGACGGAAGCCTTGGTCGAGCTGGTCGACGTCTACCCGACGCTCGCCGAGGCGGCCGGCGTGCCGGCCCCGGCCGATCTCGCCGGCCGGAGTCTCATGCCGCAATTGGCCGACCCGCTCGCGCCGGGGCGCGACGTCGCCCTCAGCCAGTTCGCCCGGCCATTCAGGAACGCCGATCCGGAGGTGATGGGGTACTCGCTCCGCAGCCCGGCGCACCGCTACACCCGCTGGGTCGAGTGGCCGTCGCGCCGGACGATCACCGAGGAGTTGTATGCCTACCCGACGCCGCCGCCGGGGCAACCGTTCGTCGAGGAGCGCAATCTGATTGCCGACGCGGCCGCGGCTCCGGTGCGTGAACGCCTCCGGGAAGCGCTCGACACCATGCTCGCGACGCGTGTCGGAGCGCCACTTCCGCCCCGCCCGCGCTCGCGCGGCAAGGGGAGCGACGACGACTAG
- a CDS encoding sulfatase — MARAPVRRIPHAGHEAQRLPAAERARRALEADRKPPPRRGQSGPRLHDRAVSVGDRGARDGAGHGPGRLRDDAPPAALRTLRPRRRPPRVHQPRRRPRPCRGPRPARGGAGSLAAGVGRSAPRSGPRAPLHRGGAGAAEEEGGSEAPLGVSRLLLRPRAAGRRARPGEGGMNGGSRRAAVAIVAGLVASAAACGPARGAAAAAPPTANVLFVVVDDLNDWVGCLGGHPQVHTPHLDRLAARGMLFTNAHCPAPVCNPSRVAVLTGRAPHATGIHDNSVVWHEALGDVATIPGWFRRHGAFVAGGGKINHHMPGFNRVADWDEWFPQVFDGPYQQALAAGLDPEAFRWPEGFPRNGLASVRDLARPPDNAREFDWGPLDADDADSGDGRMVAWAERILRAPPREPFFLAAGIYRPHLPWYAPRRYFDAYPPDAIVPPPVKADDCADLPAAGQRMAAARRGDLELVRAAGKEHELLQAYLASISFCDALVGRLVDALDASPARERTIVVLWSDHGWHLGEKDHLHKFTLWERSTRVPLVVIAPGVTVPGGRCSRPVGLVDLFPTIVDLCGLDTPPALDGRSLRPLLERPDRAWDHPALTTHGRGNHALRDERWRLIRYADGGVELYDHAADPHEWTNLAGRPEHAAVEAALAARLPANDAPDRSAKGAKKKRRAAAAGTPEEGS, encoded by the coding sequence ATGGCGCGAGCACCTGTTCGCCGAATACCACACGCAGGCCACGAAGCGCAACGTCTACCCGCAGCGGAGCGTGCGCGACGGGCGCTGGAAGCTGATCGAAAACCTCCTCCCCGACGAGGTCAATCCGGGCCACGACTTCACGATCGAGCAGTTTCCGTCGGCGATCGAGGCGCTCGCGACGGCGCCGGCCACGGTCCGGGCCGGCTACGCGACGATGCGCCGCCCGCCGCGCTTCGAACTCTACGACCTCGCCGCCGACCCCCACGAGTTCACCAACCTCGCCGCCGACCCCGTCCATGCCGCGGTCCGCGACCGGCTCGCGGTGGCGCTGGAAGCCTGGCGGCGGGAGTCGGCCGATCCGCTCCTCGATCCGGCCCTCGTGCGCCGCTTCACCGAGGAGGTGCGGGGGCAGCCGAAGAAGAAGGAGGCAGCGAAGCACCGCTGGGGGTATCCCGACTACTTCTTCGGCCGCGAGCCGCCGGCCGCCGCGCCCGCCCCGGGGAAGGCGGCATGAACGGCGGGTCGCGTCGGGCCGCCGTTGCGATCGTCGCCGGGCTCGTGGCGAGCGCGGCGGCGTGCGGGCCCGCCCGTGGCGCCGCCGCCGCAGCGCCGCCGACGGCCAACGTCCTGTTCGTCGTCGTCGACGATCTCAACGACTGGGTCGGCTGCCTCGGCGGCCATCCGCAGGTGCACACGCCGCACCTCGATCGGCTCGCGGCCCGCGGGATGCTGTTCACCAACGCCCATTGCCCTGCGCCGGTCTGCAACCCGTCGCGCGTCGCCGTCCTCACCGGCCGCGCGCCGCATGCCACCGGGATCCACGACAACTCGGTCGTCTGGCACGAGGCGCTCGGCGACGTGGCGACGATTCCCGGCTGGTTTCGCCGCCATGGCGCGTTCGTCGCCGGTGGCGGCAAGATCAACCATCACATGCCAGGCTTCAACCGCGTTGCCGACTGGGACGAGTGGTTTCCGCAGGTCTTCGACGGTCCCTACCAGCAGGCGCTCGCCGCCGGCCTCGATCCGGAGGCGTTCCGCTGGCCGGAGGGATTTCCGCGCAACGGGCTCGCCTCGGTCCGCGACCTGGCCCGGCCCCCCGACAACGCGCGTGAGTTCGACTGGGGCCCGCTCGATGCCGACGACGCCGACTCCGGCGACGGCCGGATGGTCGCCTGGGCGGAGCGGATCCTCCGCGCGCCGCCGCGCGAGCCGTTTTTCCTCGCCGCGGGGATCTACCGACCGCACCTCCCCTGGTACGCGCCGCGGAGGTATTTCGACGCCTATCCGCCCGACGCGATCGTGCCCCCGCCGGTGAAGGCCGACGACTGCGCCGACCTCCCCGCGGCCGGCCAGCGGATGGCGGCCGCGCGGCGCGGCGACCTCGAGCTCGTCCGTGCCGCAGGGAAGGAACACGAGCTGCTCCAGGCCTACCTGGCGTCGATCTCGTTCTGCGACGCGCTCGTCGGCCGGCTCGTCGACGCCCTCGACGCCTCGCCGGCGCGGGAGCGGACGATCGTCGTCCTGTGGAGCGACCATGGCTGGCACCTCGGCGAGAAGGACCATCTCCACAAGTTCACGCTCTGGGAGCGCTCGACGCGCGTGCCCCTGGTCGTGATCGCGCCGGGCGTGACGGTCCCCGGCGGGCGCTGTTCCCGGCCGGTGGGGCTCGTCGACCTGTTTCCGACCATCGTCGATCTCTGCGGCCTCGACACGCCGCCGGCACTCGACGGGCGCAGCCTCCGGCCCCTGCTCGAGCGCCCCGACCGTGCGTGGGACCATCCCGCGCTGACCACGCACGGCCGCGGCAACCACGCGCTGCGCGACGAGCGCTGGCGGCTGATCCGCTACGCCGACGGCGGCGTCGAGCTCTACGACCACGCCGCCGATCCCCACGAGTGGACGAACCTCGCCGGCCGCCCCGAGCATGCCGCCGTGGAGGCGGCGCTGGCGGCCAGGCTGCCGGCCAACGACGCGCCCGACCGCTCGGCGAAGGGGGCGAAGAAGAAGCGACGGGCCGCGGCCGCGGGCACGCCAGAGGAGGGATCATGA
- a CDS encoding sulfatase: MSTAIYSGVEGPTAPPQASDEAAGHCGPFFPGTRGAPPPSPSHRPVTDWLRVDARADARGASPSVEPEPRLRRTGSRTQRRRHGERRMWLVIASGAVAVALVSPTARAADRPNILLIVSEDHGPELGCYGDPFVRTPVLDRLAADGIRFDRAFVTQAGCSSSRASFLTGLYPHQHGQVGLATWGFRLYRDDIPTLPRRLAAAGYRTGLIGKLHVNPEGAFPFDFMRLGISNFDRKDLAAYARHAAEFFAAGDAPFFLSINYPDAHDPRLRQVDGLPAVPLGADDVRALPGFGVDTPELRGHVADYYNCLMRLDALVGDLLSALEASGKARDTLVIAMGDHGADMLRGKRTCYEGGLRIPLIARWPGKIAPGQVRRELVSSIDLLPTFLEVAGQPADHALPGRSLVALFAPGTPAWREHLFAEYHTQATKRNVYPQRSVRDGRWKLIENLLPDEVNPGHDFTIEQFPSAIEALATAPATVRAGYATMRRPPRFELYDLAADPHEFTNLAADPVHAAVRDRLAVALEAWRRESADPLLDPALVRRFTEEVRGQPKKKEAAKHRWGYPDYFFGREPPAAAPAPGKAA, translated from the coding sequence ATGTCCACGGCGATCTATTCGGGAGTCGAAGGGCCAACCGCGCCGCCGCAGGCGAGCGATGAGGCCGCCGGCCACTGCGGTCCTTTTTTCCCAGGGACCCGCGGAGCCCCTCCGCCGTCGCCCTCGCATCGGCCCGTCACCGACTGGCTGCGGGTCGATGCGAGGGCAGACGCGCGAGGGGCGTCCCCCTCTGTCGAGCCCGAGCCGAGGCTGCGGCGGACGGGCAGCCGAACCCAGCGCCGTCGCCACGGTGAACGGCGGATGTGGTTGGTGATCGCGAGCGGCGCCGTGGCGGTCGCCCTCGTGTCGCCGACCGCACGCGCGGCCGACCGCCCCAACATCCTCCTCATCGTCTCCGAGGACCACGGCCCCGAGCTCGGCTGCTACGGCGATCCGTTCGTGCGCACGCCGGTGCTCGACCGGCTCGCCGCCGACGGCATCCGCTTCGACCGGGCGTTCGTCACGCAGGCCGGCTGCAGCTCGTCGCGGGCCAGCTTCCTCACCGGGCTCTACCCACACCAGCACGGCCAGGTCGGCCTGGCGACGTGGGGCTTCCGCCTCTACCGCGACGACATCCCCACCCTCCCGCGCCGGCTCGCGGCGGCCGGCTACCGGACCGGCCTGATCGGCAAGCTCCACGTCAACCCCGAGGGGGCGTTTCCGTTCGACTTCATGCGGCTCGGGATCTCGAACTTCGACCGCAAGGACCTCGCCGCCTACGCCCGCCACGCTGCCGAGTTCTTCGCCGCCGGCGACGCGCCGTTCTTCCTCTCGATCAACTATCCCGACGCCCACGATCCGCGCCTCCGGCAGGTCGACGGCCTGCCCGCAGTGCCGCTCGGTGCCGACGACGTCCGCGCGCTGCCCGGCTTCGGCGTCGACACGCCCGAGTTGCGCGGCCACGTCGCCGACTATTACAACTGCCTGATGCGGCTCGACGCGCTCGTCGGCGACCTGCTTTCGGCGCTCGAGGCCTCGGGGAAGGCACGCGACACCCTGGTGATCGCCATGGGAGACCACGGGGCCGACATGCTCCGCGGCAAGCGGACCTGCTACGAAGGGGGGCTGCGGATCCCGCTGATCGCGCGCTGGCCGGGGAAGATCGCCCCGGGGCAGGTGCGGCGCGAGCTCGTCTCGTCGATCGACCTCCTGCCGACGTTTCTCGAGGTGGCCGGGCAGCCGGCCGATCACGCGCTCCCCGGCCGGTCGCTCGTGGCGCTGTTCGCCCCCGGCACGCCGGCATGGCGCGAGCACCTGTTCGCCGAATACCACACGCAGGCCACGAAGCGCAACGTCTACCCGCAGCGGAGCGTGCGCGACGGGCGCTGGAAGCTGATCGAAAACCTCCTCCCCGACGAGGTCAATCCGGGCCACGACTTCACGATCGAGCAGTTTCCGTCGGCGATCGAGGCGCTCGCGACGGCGCCGGCCACGGTCCGGGCCGGCTACGCGACGATGCGCCGCCCGCCGCGCTTCGAACTCTACGACCTCGCCGCCGACCCCCACGAGTTCACCAACCTCGCCGCCGACCCCGTCCATGCCGCGGTCCGCGACCGGCTCGCGGTGGCGCTGGAAGCCTGGCGGCGGGAGTCGGCCGATCCGCTCCTCGATCCGGCCCTCGTGCGCCGCTTCACCGAGGAGGTGCGGGGGCAGCCGAAGAAGAAGGAGGCAGCGAAGCACCGCTGGGGGTATCCCGACTACTTCTTCGGCCGCGAGCCGCCGGCCGCCGCGCCCGCCCCGGGGAAGGCGGCATGA
- a CDS encoding sulfatase yields the protein MSRARAFAATVLAVSVLWGGHLLHAAPNVVVIVIDDLGWRDVGYAGSSFYKTPHIDRLAASGVRFTTAYAACPVCSPTRAALFTGKAPARLLLTDWLPSGRWNPAARLREARFVRALPPEEITLAEVFRVAGYETVHVGKWHLGGEPFSLPEHHGFDVNVGGNAHGAPGSHFFPYAGNWKIPTTPLRATWNVLPDGHDGEYLADRLTDEAVAFIRRPRTRPFFLHLAHYGVHTPLQAKADVTARYAAVPEAERQGKPVYAAMVESIDDSVGRVLDALDGAGVADDTLVIFTSDNGGFSGATSNAPLRGHKGALHEGGIRVPLVIRLPGGRAAGREVAAPVTTMDLAPTCLAVAGLPPRPHQHLDGIDLVPLVDGAASPRAVLHWHYPHYSDHPATAPGGAIRRGDWKLVESFDPEGIELYDLATDPGESLNRAAERPDLVASLAGDLAAWRREVGAEMMRPNPDHDPAQLAREAQTGRGKKKRGQVED from the coding sequence ATGAGTCGGGCGCGTGCCTTCGCGGCGACTGTCCTCGCGGTGAGTGTGCTGTGGGGTGGGCACCTCCTGCACGCCGCCCCCAACGTCGTCGTGATCGTGATCGACGATCTCGGCTGGCGCGACGTCGGCTACGCAGGCAGCAGCTTCTACAAGACGCCGCACATCGACCGGCTCGCCGCCTCTGGCGTGCGGTTCACCACCGCCTACGCCGCCTGCCCGGTCTGCTCGCCGACCCGCGCGGCGCTGTTCACCGGCAAGGCGCCCGCGCGGCTGCTGCTCACCGACTGGCTGCCGAGTGGCCGCTGGAACCCCGCCGCCCGGCTCCGCGAGGCCCGCTTCGTGCGCGCCCTGCCCCCCGAGGAGATCACGCTCGCAGAGGTTTTTCGCGTTGCCGGCTACGAGACCGTCCATGTCGGCAAGTGGCACCTCGGCGGGGAGCCGTTTTCGCTGCCCGAGCACCACGGCTTCGACGTCAACGTCGGCGGCAACGCGCACGGCGCCCCGGGCAGCCACTTCTTCCCCTACGCCGGCAACTGGAAGATCCCGACGACACCGCTCCGCGCCACTTGGAATGTCCTCCCCGACGGCCACGACGGCGAGTATCTCGCCGACCGGCTCACCGACGAGGCGGTGGCCTTCATCCGTCGCCCGCGCACGCGCCCGTTCTTCCTCCACCTCGCCCACTACGGCGTCCACACGCCGCTCCAGGCGAAGGCCGACGTGACCGCGCGCTACGCGGCGGTGCCGGAAGCGGAGCGCCAGGGGAAGCCGGTCTACGCCGCGATGGTCGAGTCGATCGACGACAGCGTCGGCCGGGTGCTCGATGCCCTCGACGGGGCCGGGGTGGCCGACGACACGCTCGTGATCTTCACCTCCGACAACGGCGGGTTCTCCGGCGCCACGAGCAACGCGCCGCTCCGCGGCCACAAGGGGGCGCTGCACGAGGGGGGAATTCGCGTGCCGCTGGTCATCAGGCTGCCGGGGGGCCGCGCCGCGGGGCGGGAGGTCGCCGCGCCGGTGACGACGATGGACCTCGCCCCCACCTGCCTCGCGGTGGCCGGCCTTCCCCCGCGGCCGCACCAGCACCTCGACGGGATCGATCTGGTGCCGCTCGTCGATGGCGCCGCTTCGCCGCGCGCCGTGCTCCACTGGCACTACCCGCACTACAGCGACCACCCCGCCACGGCGCCGGGGGGGGCGATCCGGCGCGGCGACTGGAAACTCGTCGAGTCGTTCGACCCGGAGGGGATCGAGCTCTATGACCTCGCCACCGATCCCGGCGAGTCGCTGAACCGCGCCGCCGAGCGGCCCGACCTCGTCGCGTCGCTCGCCGGCGATCTGGCGGCCTGGCGGCGCGAGGTGGGGGCCGAGATGATGCGCCCCAATCCCGACCACGATCCGGCGCAGCTCGCCCGTGAGGCGCAGACAGGGCGCGGGAAGAAGAAGCGCGGGCAGGTGGAGGACTAG
- a CDS encoding MBL fold metallo-hydrolase has product MMSSIWQTGKPSMTTRRCQASSKRSIPSGAKTRSRSNGPLLSCTKYLPLRIIRCRQTNRSLRVNLIPGVTGPCLPAGRVAAVCCRSTRHRRSFATDPRRPSMAKCRWFAALVSLLAAAVAVAAPDETTITEVAPGVYFRKAQTEPVFTGCNQGFVVFRDYVLVIDANFPGQAENVIASIRERTDKPIRFVFDTHYHGDHADGNMQYVKLGATIVAQERSQPLFQTKGIDGFDGAKKSRAAEYGGLSYEIPSLYFSHKLVFDDGQQRVELVFFGHAHTASDAVAWLPKHRILFTGDACVNGAFNYTGDSNTESWIAVLVAMEDLGPATVCPGHGEAGGPEVVANQKRWFTELRARVKEGIGRGDTVDTVKESLEIPFYKEWTGQEARSRTENIEHVFKELSSPAKPLDEQRRFLRWQALPGAGGYAALGPWEAVGETDADRRIDALADLFLGSDTTRQALLRRRFGDDRAALGEMACYVRRAAARIGSPEDTLQLRRALAVAAIEGGRGDAAAAVERLELVRHAALRAGIEADPFFRAIQNHVPPENRPLFDTVRGRSPEALLATARRAGPPEWH; this is encoded by the coding sequence ATGATGTCGTCGATATGGCAAACGGGGAAACCCTCGATGACCACCCGGCGCTGCCAGGCATCTTCGAAACGTTCGATACCGTCGGGGGCAAAGACGAGGTCGAGATCGAATGGCCCGTTATTGAGCTGCACGAAATACTTGCCGCTGCGAATCATCCGGTGCCGTCAGACCAATCGCTCCCTTCGCGTCAACCTCATCCCGGGCGTTACGGGGCCCTGTCTTCCCGCGGGTCGGGTGGCGGCCGTATGTTGTCGCTCGACCCGCCATCGCCGCAGTTTCGCGACCGATCCGAGGAGACCGTCCATGGCAAAGTGCCGCTGGTTCGCCGCTCTGGTGTCGTTGCTGGCCGCTGCCGTCGCGGTCGCCGCGCCCGACGAGACCACGATCACGGAGGTCGCCCCCGGCGTCTACTTCCGCAAGGCGCAGACCGAGCCGGTGTTCACCGGCTGTAACCAGGGGTTCGTCGTGTTCCGCGACTACGTCCTGGTGATCGACGCCAACTTCCCCGGTCAGGCGGAGAACGTCATCGCTTCGATCCGCGAGCGGACCGACAAGCCGATCCGGTTCGTGTTCGACACGCACTACCACGGTGACCATGCCGACGGGAACATGCAGTACGTCAAGCTCGGGGCGACGATCGTCGCCCAGGAGCGGAGCCAGCCGCTGTTTCAAACCAAGGGGATCGACGGTTTCGACGGGGCGAAGAAGAGCCGGGCCGCCGAATATGGCGGGCTGTCGTACGAGATCCCGTCGCTCTATTTTTCGCACAAGCTGGTGTTCGACGACGGCCAGCAGCGCGTCGAGCTGGTGTTTTTCGGCCACGCCCACACCGCCAGCGACGCGGTGGCCTGGCTGCCGAAGCACCGGATCCTGTTCACCGGCGACGCCTGCGTGAACGGGGCCTTCAATTACACAGGCGATTCCAACACCGAGAGTTGGATCGCGGTCCTCGTCGCGATGGAGGACCTCGGGCCCGCGACGGTCTGCCCCGGCCACGGCGAAGCCGGAGGCCCGGAGGTGGTCGCCAACCAGAAGCGCTGGTTCACGGAGCTACGAGCCCGTGTGAAGGAAGGAATCGGCCGTGGCGACACCGTGGACACGGTCAAGGAATCGCTCGAGATTCCGTTTTACAAGGAGTGGACCGGGCAGGAGGCGCGGAGCCGCACCGAGAACATCGAGCACGTGTTCAAGGAGCTGTCCTCGCCCGCCAAGCCGCTCGACGAACAGCGGCGCTTCCTCCGCTGGCAGGCGCTGCCCGGAGCCGGCGGCTATGCGGCGCTCGGCCCCTGGGAGGCGGTCGGCGAGACCGACGCCGATCGGCGCATCGACGCGCTGGCCGACCTGTTTCTCGGCAGCGATACGACGCGGCAGGCGCTGCTCCGCCGCCGCTTCGGCGACGATCGCGCGGCGCTCGGCGAGATGGCCTGTTACGTCCGCCGGGCGGCGGCACGGATCGGCTCTCCTGAGGACACGCTCCAGCTCCGCCGGGCACTGGCCGTGGCGGCGATCGAGGGGGGCCGGGGTGACGCCGCGGCGGCCGTCGAGCGGCTCGAACTGGTGCGCCATGCGGCGCTTCGCGCCGGGATCGAGGCCGATCCGTTCTTCCGTGCGATCCAGAACCACGTGCCGCCCGAGAACCGGCCACTGTTCGACACGGTCCGCGGGCGCTCACCGGAGGCGCTGCTGGCCACGGCACGGCGCGCCGGACCACCGGAGTGGCACTGA